GCTCCCAAGGCGTCCGCCAACGGTACGAATGGTCCCGCCCTGCTGGATCTTCCGGCGGCGGAGAAGAACCGTCTGGCCGATGCAGCCGAGCTGGCAAGGCTTACCGGTCTCCAGGCCAAGGACGCCCTGAACAAACTCGCCGATCTCGAGGGGCGGGACGTCTCGGGGGCGGAGATCCGGGCCAGGCTCGTCTACGCCCAGGAGTGTATGGAGTCTATGGAGAAGGCGGGCAAGAAGCTGGAGGATTCGGCTAGGCTCGTCATGATGACCTGGGAGGGTCGTTTCGGCCCGGAGGATCGTCTGGCCGCCATGGAGGAATTTCTGGGGGCTATGCCCGCCCTGGCGTGGCGGGGCGTTTCGCCTCAGGGCATTGTGAATCAGGAATTGGGCAGGATCAGCAGTGGAATGAAGCAGGCCTTCAGCGACGCCATGGGCAAGCTCCAGGCGGGAGGTCGGGCCATAAGCAACTTCGCCTCCAAGGTGGGAGGGGCAATCAAGAGCGGCGTCGGAAAGGTCACCGGAGCTGTTGGATACGTTCATCACCGCATAGGCAACGTGGTGGGGCAGAAGAATTGGGCCACCATAATGGCCGGAACCAAGTTCACCGCTACGATCGTAGGAGTCGGAGTAGGTCTCGTGGTGGCCGCTCCTGCCACGACCGCCGGAGCTCTGGGAGCGGTCGCCATCTATACGGTAGGCAACATCGGAGCGGCGGTATCCTTCGCCAACGATATGGCGACTATAAACGGACGTTCCGGACCGTCGGGACTCGATCAGGGGCTGACCAGGATAAACCAGGGGACCGCCGTCATTGGCATAGTCACTTCCGGGAGCGGTCCCGAGGTTTTGGTGAACGTCATAGGCGTCACCGGCAACGAGATCATCGGGACAACCGACATCGGTCATATGACCCCGGAAGAGCTTGCAGGGTATTTGGAAGGGAAAGAAAGAGAGAATTTCCTGAATAACCACGGTGCGAAACATACCTATCGAGAGCCCATCAATGTCATCGACGGTAACGACGGTGGCGGTGGAGGTGGAGGATGCAGCGACGGTTGTCACTGACCTTGTCCGAGGGGGAGGATCCTGGATCCTTCCCCTCGTCTTTTATCTAGACGTATATCCATGGTTTTTTACGTGGGTATCTTCCCTTGCGGATATTGAGGTATTCGGGTATTCTTTTTCCGAAATGGTGGGAGGAGATGGGATGAGCGGTATCTTTCAGGTTTCGGAGGCGGTCTCCCTTGCCCTTCATGGGATGGGGATCCTCGCTTTGGCGGGAAAGCGTATGAGGGTAAGGGAGATGGCCGAGGCGGTCGAGGCGTCCGAAGCCCATATGGCGAAGGTTTTTCAGAGGCTGGTGAGGGCAGGTTTGGTCGGTTCTGTTCGAGGCCCCGCCGGAGGGTTCGAGCTGTCGAAGAAACCTTCGGAGATATCGCTATACGCCGTCTATCGTGCCATAGAGGGGGATATAAGGCCTAAAAGTTGCGTTTTGG
This is a stretch of genomic DNA from Dethiosulfovibrio faecalis. It encodes these proteins:
- a CDS encoding RrF2 family transcriptional regulator; this translates as MSGIFQVSEAVSLALHGMGILALAGKRMRVREMAEAVEASEAHMAKVFQRLVRAGLVGSVRGPAGGFELSKKPSEISLYAVYRAIEGDIRPKSCVLGLGRCPFRECMFGDFPDRVYQEFADHLKSRSLGDLVGFEEKTSGRGWIDGSQDNAQDNNHRQG